The Corvus moneduloides isolate bCorMon1 chromosome 4, bCorMon1.pri, whole genome shotgun sequence genomic interval GTAACAATCAGAAGTAAGAAAGGGCAGAAAATTGATAAGGAAACTAAGGATATTAGTTAAGTATGTGCAGAAGAGCAAGACTAAGTAcatttaatgggattttttaaacatgtattagaaataaaattaacctTTGAAAAGCTTACTTCTAGGGAAGAAtgataaaaatttaaaacaccCTGGGGGAAATGCACAAATGTTCAGGCTAGTATTCCTGTCCTGCTTTTGGAAAGAGGCAGGATTACACAGCTGCACTGCATGTGAATGATGCTACACCTTCCAGGCTATTAATCACAGACAGAGGAATTGTGTGAAAAGCTGAAGTGCATACACTGAATGCATACAAAAGGGGTATGGGAAAATTGGAAAGGGACAGGAAAATGATTTGATGGCTGATGAGAACCTCTGAAAGTGAGCGAGTCTTCAGCGCTCAATCTAGTTTGTCAAGAAAGAATGGTGAATAAAATTACAGTAGATAAATACTTGTATACCAAGGAAATTCTGATTACTAAGAGGGTTTTGGATTTAGCTGtaaaagtcagaaaaagaaCTGATTGGAAGCTGGTGCCAGATAAATTCAAATGATCATTAGGTTCAGAGTTGAAACAGTGATTAATGCTGGTAGCACACTACAAAGGGAAGTGATGGACTCTCCATCCCTAGGGGTCCTCAGATCAAAACTGTCAATCTTCTCAGAAAATGTTTCTCACCTAAATGCAAACTATTTATGGTGCCCAGTACCACAGTAACTGAGCAAGGCCTTGGTTTCAGAGAGAGCCAGGCTCCTCCAAAAATCTAAATTATGGTAGTAGAAGAGAACGCTACATGCCAAAAGGTTCTTCTTTTCACCACCAGCCTGTCACTTCCAGAACTCTGGGAAGCTGATTTCTTAGACATAAAACCTTAAAAATGGGCCATAACAGCACCTAGTTTAATTGGAAAGGGCGTGGATGTCTGCATATGTCTGCCATACAGTGTCTCAACAGACCCCAAAATTCACTGGCTTTAGCTGGCAGTGGAAGCCTGACAGTAAAACCGGAATACTGTCAATACTGTCTGTAATATTCACAAAAACGCAGAACATGCGACTGTACACTTTTACTGGGGCATCACTGGACTATCCCCCATCAAACCTCCAAGTAATGTGATATCCAGCTACCTCCAGCCTTCTGACTCCCCCTctgtgaaaaaggaaagggtCAGCACTCCTCTTACCCTGCGGCCAGCCTCGTTGTTCTGCAGGTTCATCAGCATGCGAGCCTGCTCCTCCGAACCTCTCACGTagttcttctccctctccttggCATCCACGAACTCCTTGGCGAAGCGGTATCCGTACTCCACGTTGTCCCCGCAGCCGCCCCACAGCCAGTCTCGGGGCAAGTCCTTGGGCCGGGCGGTGCGGCTGCAGCCGCAGCTGGACAGTTCTCCCTCCCGGCACGCGCGGCTGATGGCGTTCACCACGCCGGCCGCGCTCACGGCGTAGGTGAAGGCGGTCTCTCGGCTACCTGCAGGGAGGGTGACAGCAAATTAACCCCACGCAGAGCTCGCTTGGTGCGCGACACGCGGCCAGGAGCGCGCAAACAGCTACAGACAGCGGGGCATGGTGTGCCCTGGGAAGCTGCACAGGATTCACTGGAACGAAGGAATGCGATAGCCAAGTGCAAGGGCTCCATCCCGCTCtggacagcagctccagaggcaggGACTGCTCAGCCTCTTTCCCCATCACTTATCCTTTCATTCTAATCTGGAGGGAACTCTCAGCCAGCAAGAGGGTTGTTCACTTGctgaaaatacagctgctgACTTTGCCACTGCATTTGCCAATAATCATTAAGAACAAGTAATGAGGTTGGGTCTGTGCAAAAGGAGCACTCTGGTTAAGCCAATTATTATTCTGGAATGGCTTTCATTTAATTGGGACATGCAGTCTTTATGGGCTCCTCTTCATTGAACTTATTTTGGTTTACATAAGGTcagctgaaaattatttgtagACGAAGTGAAGGAAACTCATTTTTACAATACAGCACCAAGACAGAGGCTCTTCCACTGCCTGCAGAACCACAGCACCGGAGAAGCAAAACTCCCATGTAGACCATAATAAATGAAAAGACTTTCCACTAGCAGGTTTACTAGAGACTGCCCTGCTTGGCATGTATGCCCTacacagctcagcagctgagCCAAGCAGCTGGATCAGGTCTCCAGCTCTGTATTCCTGGCAGGGATGCAGCCCCAGCGTGACCagggcaccagcacagccagagcactGCACGAGGCCAAGCACTGGGAGTGCTGAGTGTCTGCAGAGGGCGAGAGCGACAAGGAGGCAATCCACACCTGCACTCTCACCACATGTCTAATAAATAGCTAAACCAACACCTTCTGAGCCATTGTGCTCATCACCAAGCTTCCAGGTGATAAAGAGAACAACTGCCAAAGCGTCATTAGAATAAGCAATCTAATTGTGAAAGGCTACTCACACCAAACCCCAGCAAGATGCTCTCAAGCGAATTTTAATGACTTCAAAGGGCAAATCCTCAAAGCATGGTTTATCACCAGCTCAGGAGGCTCTCggtgccagctccctcagcagggctgagcgGATGCATTTGGTGTGCTCTTGTTCCAATTTGCACGTGCTGACAATCTCTAATTAATAGCAACTCATCACCAGCTTAGTGGTAATGACCCAAGACAAAGGTGAGGCTGTAAATGGCACCCACCTTGCAGAacaacttttcattttttatcctAAGTGAGAGATGAACACCAAGGGTTTCTGCTCTGGAACACAGCTGATAAAATGCTACAGGACACATAATACAGAAGGGAGGTCCTTACTCGCAGGTCATTAGAAGAGAACTATCCTCACCAAACCTCCCTGGTCCAAGAGATACAGAGGAGTGACTCCTAGTTAAGGCAACTCAGCTGAAACTGGCCCATAAGGGACCCAAAATCAAGCTTTTACTCATCTGGTTTGTTTTGCATGTTATGGGTATTTTAAGATAACAGTCCAATATGCAGTTTTGCCCCTACTTGTACGGAGAAAGCCCTGAGGACACACCAATCATCCTTTTAAGAAAAGCATTCCCCTGTCTATAGGGATTAAAATACATGCAAGGAAAGGACCTCACACTGTGACAGCTCATAAAACAGCCTGCATGACTCCAGGTGCTTAGCATCCTTACAGCCTGACTGAGATCCCTGAAAAGACACTGGGATTTACACTTTTACTGTCCATATTTTAACCATCTCCACCTGTCAGATGCAGAAGCACAACTCAGCGCGCAGCCCCCGCCTCTGCACGCCTTGATGAGGCTGCTGAGGACGGCGGCGGGAGAACCTGGAACAAGTCACATCAGGGTGAGGGGTTTGTCTTTCCCCACCTTGCTGCCCACAAAGCAAATACTTGGAAAACCACTTGGGTTTTTGCTCGTCCTCTCCAAGTTCCCTCCAGTTCTGCACCTCCGTGCTGTGGTCCCGAAGGGCTGGGTTAGGGTTAGGTCATTCCCCGTTCCGCcctctcccacagctctgccgGGGCGCGGGAGCGGCTCTGCCCGCCGGCGGGAGCTCCGCggagctctgctgccctcctgTGCCCGCGGCCACCGGCGGGGATGCGACCTGGCAGCACCCAGGCAAGGCTCGGCTCCCACGGCACGCCTCTCTGCGGCTGCTCGAGGAGGAAAGGCGAGAAGAACGGACCCCGTTGGGCAGACTGACACGAAAGCGCGTCGCTTTaacttttttaatgaaaaaagtttTCGTTTCAACTCGTTGTTTTGAAAAGCGTTACCCTGAAGTTTGCCGatctcaaagaaaaacaaggaaaaagtatttctcTTTGTTCCCTGCTTTTATGACTAtcttccccacccccccccctcctcctttAGCACttgaaaaggcagaagagatAAGATCTTTGGCTCCAGAAATGACTGGACTAACCTGGAAACTCCAGCCTTACATTTAGGATTCCGCTGGAGGAGGTATGTTCTCTCCTCCCCCTAAGGAAATTCTAACATGACCTTTTGGGGTGCTCTGTCCTTTCCCCCTCATAAATGTAGCAGTAAGGAATGTGTTTGTATATAATGCATAGAgctatatatacacacacgtGTGCAGTCTAAAATCTGTATTGACACAATAGGAAGAAACTTTGGAAGGATAATTTTTTACATCATTAGATATTGTTATTGAATAAACCATATTTAAAAGCTAAGAGCAAGTCTCATGACAACACAAACACTAGGGGAAAACAACGCTCCAAAGCACCCTATTTCAGTGCTATGGGTGCCCCTCCAAAAGCTTTGTATCCCTGGACTGCCTCACTCCcatgaaaagcacaaaatgaaGGTGTAATGATTAAATACAGACCGACCAGCTCTCCTGTTTCTGAGCTGAGTCAAGTTCTGTGACAGAGAGAGGAAACTGATCTTCCAGGTTTCTGAGTGAACACTCTCACAAAGATCTCACAGGCTTTGGCCCAGTCAGGTTCTCCTCCCCTCTCACAATCTAGTCCAGCTCAAGACATCATGTAATGCATGCCATGCTCGCATCGGTGGGTGGGCAGCCGAGGGTTGTTGGCACACTATACACCTTCTGGGTCCTTCTtatctcctttcccctccctctccacaACAATCTGGCATGCCTGTGCACTCTTGCAGATATTCTGGTCTCCAGACCTTTCTCGTGCCATTGGCACAGAGTACAGAAAAAGGGCTGTGGTCCAGATTTGGGGCTCGGAGGTTGAAAACAGGAGACAGACACACAGTATGAACCCAGGGAAGAATGACTTTATATCTGGCATAACCTGAGAGATTGAAAGGCTTTGTCTTCTTCCCCAGTgtggaaaatatatttgctgAAATGATAAGCAATGACTCATTACGAAGTAGGAAAATGTAAAAGCGGAAGGTGAAGCTAtaaaaaagagcagaagcagcacctccctccacagcagctTATCACTGACACAGATAACAACCATGAATCACCGAAGATCCCGGAACATCCCAGGACACCTTTGGTGACAGTTTTCTTTTGAGCAGTCTTGTGCTGGAGTATAAGCATCTGAACGTGCTCTAACTGACCAGAGAATGGTTTCAAAGCTCTGTTGGGACAGGTTTTCAAAGAgtgggcagctgcaggcagtCACCTCACAGACACTGCCATCAGCAGATTCCCACTACAGATACAACAGGGCTCAGCAAACAAATGCTCACACGCACAAACCGAACAGCAGGAGCAATGGTCATACCCATCACATACCTACAGCACCTCTGCCTTcaccaaaacacaaagaaatctACTCCCAATCTCAACTAATAGGACCAAATTCATTTTAGAGAGAAGAAATCCTTCCACTTCCGCTATCCACTCTAGCTCCTTCTTCCTGTACACATTCGGATTCTTCCTGACAGCTTTTCATCCTTCAGCTCTGATCTTTGCTCTCTTAGCTCACCCTTACTTCTCTTCTCCAACTATGGACCCTCTCACTGCACCAACCTAGAGCTACACGAAGCTACTGGAGAATGAGGATTGCTCCAGAAGGAGATTCCTATTTTCTTGCATCCTTGTGGAGCCACAAGTATTTCTTTGGGGATTTGAAATTTACACCGTTCTTTCAGGGAAGTTAGATGTGAGGGAGTGACATCACAAAGGAGAGATGGAGGtgtattttctgtccttttcctttGGTGGATGAAATTCCAGTTTTCATCCCCCAAAGCACAAGTTTTAACAATCTGGAATTGCATGCAGCCCCATCTGGCCACCACCCTTGCTATCAGAAAGAGAGAGATCAAGGATGCACAGATGCCTTGGATGTGTGACAGGAACTGGAAGTATGTGTCAGGAAACGGCATTTCCCAGGGGAGTACCCCAGAGAAGAATTGTTGGGGTATGAGCTGGGCAGAAAGGGAGGAACTAGAATAGCTCTAGTGGGCTGAATTAGGAATTCTGCAAGACTAACACATGCAGAAATATCCCTAGAATTCTCTAGGATGACACATGAATTTCAGGATCAAAGGAAGAGCTCTCAGGGCTTTGTGCCCTATCGCCTTAATGCCCCAGAGGGATTAAAGATGCATCTCTTGgtgtcctgctgcctgtgcagttTTTTTGAGAGCGAAGCCAAAAGAAGTGCGAGCAATACTGGGGATACAGGAGCTGAAGGTCTTTTTCCATCCCTCGAGTTCACAACCGAGAAAATTCTGATTCTTCAGTGTAAATGATTGGCTTTGTGGGTGGGAAACAAAACCTTCAGACAGGGGTTGTGAGAGTGAGAGAGTGtgagtgagtgtgtgtgtgtgtttgtgtgtggcAGTTTTAACACCTTTCTTTATTGGCCTGGCTGTCGGACATATCAAACCATTTCTCAGTTTCTTGCCATCCGATGATTGCATTTCAAAAGGAGCTGGGACAATGAAGCTAGGTCACACCTCAATTCAAGTGCAGCAATGGCCTGTCAATGTGCCTCTTACggccagcagggcaggaattATAAAAATCTCTTAGGTTTACACAGAAAGTGGCAGTACAGGGAAGGGGGGGAATTTCCATGCCCGTGTTTCCCACATCTCAGGGCTGCATTCCCTGTCCGAGATGCTGGGAACGATAACACGGGGCCATTGTTCCTGGCTCCAGCTTCGTCCCTCATTACCTTTAAAGAAGCACACAAAACAGAGGCAGCTCCCCCTCTTCCTGACCTTCCCGTGCTCCCCCCGAAACAAACTGTGTCCCCCCGCTGCCccagctggctcctgctgcGGCCGAGGCGCGCTGGTGCCACCacccaggcacaggcagcactcGGGCAGCGCCTGCACACCAGGGAACGGGAGAGCTCCTTAAAGGCAGCTCTAGGAGCCGTGCTAATGGGGCTCATCACTCCTGCACGTGTATTTGAAGGACAGGAGAGAGGTGCAGAGGGACAGCGGGCCTGCGCCCAGCACTTCCCCGTACTGCTGCGTGTACTTCTGCACTACCCGGTGCTCCTACCTATTTTCATGACCCTCCCAAAGACGGAAGTGTTGTCCACCGTGCTGCAgttccaccgccgctgccgaAACTGGTACTGGCACTCCTTGATGGCGCTGCGGGCCCCTTCCCCGATGAACACCATGTGCTCCTGGTAGAGCTGGCAGAGCTTGCGCTGCCCGGGGGACAGCCCCGGCAGCTGGCTGCACACCGGCTGAGCGCCGATGATGTACATCTCAGGTCTCTGGATGGGGTTCATGGCCAAAGACCTACGATGAGAAAAACATCCCAGGGAGTGTGGAGGGAGAAGTCCCCTCCGCGAAGCGCCCGACACCTCtccccaccagcccagcccagccccgctccggGAGCCCGGGCGCATTTCTCATGTCAGCTGCCACCCTCCACGGCTCTGCCAGATGCGAGGCTTTTCCAGGGCTCTAGCGGGAGCAACACTGTTCGTCTGTAACCCGAGTTTAAACAGAGAGGACACccgggatggggagggggcagagagaAAGCTCAGCACTTTCTCTGCACGAGAAAGCGAGCAGCTATTTTACACAGCGCCAGCGAGCGATGCCTGCCTTTGAGCCAGGCTATTTTCCGCTCTTCGGGGGAAGGGGGCTCCGcggctgctcccagggctttTGGCAGCGGGTAGGAAACCTTACCCATCCACTCCCTACGCATTCCCCACATCCTAAAGCCCAGACGGCATTTCAGCGAGCCCGTACAAAAGGAGCCCAGAAATGCCTGGAGGAGAGGGGCTGCGTCCCACGTCTCCCGAAActgggcagggacagcgggAGGGGGGGAAACCTGGAGAGAAGCGAGCGGCTGCGAAAGAAGCCCGGGAGGCAGGGCAGCTCCCGCGGAGGGcgcagggcagggagctgccgCCCGGCCCCGGACGGTCCCGGTCCCCGGCCCGCGGCGGACAAAGGCGCCGCCGGCTCCCCTCACTTACCACCAGGAGTTGGCGTCGGCCACCGGCGaggtgcagctgcagaggagcgCGGCGGCGAGGGCCAGCCTCGGCCCGGTCATGGTGGGCTGCGGGGGCAGCCCCCGCGGAGCCGGCCGCCGGGACGGGGCGCCCTGCGGAGAAGTGCCGAGGAGAAGCCCTGGAGCGGGGCCTGCGtgcggcgggggcgcggcgaGCTCAGCCCGGCTGCCGCCCCCTCCCACCCCGCAGGACCCTCCCCCGGCCCCCGCCTCCCGGGGGCTCCGGCGGCGGCCCTgcctcccgcccgcccccggccccggggcagGGGCCGCACTGCCGgggctcccgccgccgccgccggagcctcccggcccggcccgggggcgCTCGGGGCTGTTCTCGCCCTTGCGGGCGTCGGGAGGGCTTCCCGGAGCCTcggggccgcccccggcccggccgccttTGATGCGCCCCCGGCCCAGCGGTGCCGGAGCCCCGCGGCCGCAGGTGTGCGGGCAGCCGGCGGGGCACATCAAAGCCCCGCTGCCTTTGTAATGCAGAGTCGGCTCGGAAATgagctgccccctccccagaaCGGCCTCCAGAGGGGCCCCGCGCCACGGCCCCAGCCCCGTGCCCCGGGCGGGGGGTCTGCGAGGCTCGGCCGGGCCGCCAGCGACGAGTGCAGATAGGGCTGGCACCGGAGCCTAATGGCGTTATGGGCAGGGGAGGTGGACAGGAGAAAAGCTTCAAAGGCTCCCCTTGCCCTAAcaccctctcccttccccactgGAATCACCGCGAACATCGAAGGCAGGGCAGTCCGGCAGCTCCTCAGCCCTGTCTCTCCCAGACACCGGCAGAAAGCGAATGCATGCATCCTGCACTGCGCAGGTACTTCTAACATGCTCCTCACACCCTGCCTCCTTCATGCCCGTAGGGAAACAGCCACCGTATCACACCATCGACGCTGCCGCTGCTGCCACCATCTCTACGAGGCTTCCCACTGTCCTGTCCTACCCTGCACCACACGGTTCCCATCTCTCTTCCACGGAAAAATGCCCCCCGTCCCAGCCTGCTCACCGGGCCTGatgtccccccagcccagcccagcccagccagcccctgcagcagcgGCTCCCCAAAGGCAGGCTGAACATGCGGGTCcccccaggctgtggctgcGCGGTGCACGAGTACCCAGCCTTGCCGTCTGCCTCGCGAGCAGCACCCGAGACATGAATCACCAGCCTCGGCAGCTCAGACTGCTGAAGTATATTTTTTATCGAATTCCTTGCACCCGCCACGGTGGACttgctgtgtttgtttgcaGCACGCTTCGCTTCCTCCCCCATCCAGATGTGCTGTACCTGCAGCTGGTGGCCCATCTCACCTGGCAGGCAGATGTGGGGCTGCAAGTGCCAGAATTAGCCTTAGGACAAAAAAGCCTTGTGTGACCCAGCACCTCAGTGGGAGGGGAGTTTTACTGCTTGGGCACAGCAGGATCCATGTCTGAAGAAAACAGGGTGACTTTATTCACATCTTCTAcatcctcccttttcctcctcccatAGCCCCGAGCGTGACGGAGGGACGGCGAGGTGTATGTGTGTGTAGCCACGCATACATATTTTGGGTCTGTTTCTATAGGGAATAGTCAGAATGGAAAGTTTATCTCCGTGAgtctggggaggaaggaagttGTGTATGGATGAATGGCTTTTCCATGACAAACAATGAGTCTGCACAGACATGGTGTGATGTCACCTAAAG includes:
- the WNT5B gene encoding protein Wnt-5b; translated protein: MQGAPSRRPAPRGLPPQPTMTGPRLALAAALLCSCTSPVADANSWWSLAMNPIQRPEMYIIGAQPVCSQLPGLSPGQRKLCQLYQEHMVFIGEGARSAIKECQYQFRQRRWNCSTVDNTSVFGRVMKIGSRETAFTYAVSAAGVVNAISRACREGELSSCGCSRTARPKDLPRDWLWGGCGDNVEYGYRFAKEFVDAKEREKNYVRGSEEQARMLMNLQNNEAGRRAVYKLADVACKCHGVSGSCSLKTCWLQLADFRKVGDLLKEKYDSAAAMRISRKGKLELVNNRFNMPTQEDLVYVDPSPDYCLRNETTGSLGTQGRLCNKTSEGMDGCELMCCGRGYDQFKSVQVERCHCKFHWCCYVKCKKCTEIVDQYVCK